In Carya illinoinensis cultivar Pawnee chromosome 9, C.illinoinensisPawnee_v1, whole genome shotgun sequence, the following are encoded in one genomic region:
- the LOC122277516 gene encoding uncharacterized protein LOC122277516 has protein sequence MGRWRKQQGGVHHKETPGTRSQNWKPPVDTWQSSVPPWEKKFCTFIGSVPWGKLLETKKCMYLYDNVVQWNDSAGKEAFHNAKSRFWAEINGLPCDISLPDPDMYIEEVDWNSSIDPKLLLDLEQEPKAPFEEDEDEDEKAVVLGDSLLLNQSFPCTGWGEAEEDLREATDLAQHPVYGDCNQVVDNNYNPWEHNYGQSKEAMEDNGWGSNQNDSMGWNQWKNKCNEWEKSYNESDNVNGERAGGYWGMWDDNSKKKEVSDRYMSRYKTSRFHGNDYQMGREWKNGRGRRMINFAYE, from the exons ATGGGTCGTTGGAGAAAACAGCAAGGTGGAGTTCATCATAAAGAAACTCCGGGCACAAGATCACAGAACTGGAAGCCACCCGTGG ATACTTGGCAGTCATCTGTGCCTCCATGGGAGAAGAAATTCTGCACATTTATTGGTTCGGTTCCATGGGGAAAGCTCCTGGAAACCAAGAAGTGTATGTACCTCTATGACAATGTGGTTCAATGGAATGACTCTGCTGGTAAAGAGGCATTTCACAATGCAAAATCCAGATTTTGGGCAGAGATTAATGGCCTTCCCTGTGACATATCATTGCCTGACCCAGATATGTATATCGAAGAAGTAGATTGGAACTCTAGCATAGATCCTAAATTGCTTTTGGACTTGGAACAGGAACCCAAGGCTCCttttgaggaagatgaagatgaagatgagaaGGCTGTGGTTCTTGGTGATTCCCTGCTCTTGAACCAGTCATTTCCTTGCACTGGATGGGGAGAAGCTGAAGAGGACTTAAGAGAAGCCACTGACTTAGCTCAGCATCCCGTATATGGGGATTGTAACCAAGTCGTGGATAACAACTATAATCCTTGGGAACATAACTACGGTCAGAGTAAGGAGGCCATGGAAGATAATGGATGGGGAAGTAATCAGAATGATTCAATGGGATGGAATCAGTGGAAAAATAAGTGTAATGAGTgggaaaaaagttataatgagtCAGATAATGTGAATGGCGAAAGAGCCGGTGGATATTGGGGAATGTGGGATGACAATAGCAAGAAGAAAGAAGTCTCTGATCGGTACATGTCAAGGTATAAAACTTCAAGGTTTCATGGAAATGACTATCAAATGGGTCGTGAGTGGAAAAATGGTAGGGGAAGGAGGATGATAAATTTTGCTTATGAATGA